Part of the Geodermatophilus obscurus DSM 43160 genome is shown below.
CCGTTCGGTTGACGGCGGCGGCTCGGACGAGGTAGCCATCCCACGGTCTCGTGATCTGGCCGACGCCAAGCACGTCGTCGGGTCCTCAGCGGATGACCGCTGCCCGCCGCCGTCAGAAGTCGCCGAGCCCCAGGGCGCGAGCCTCGGCGGCGGCACGGGCGGACGCCTGCGCGCGCGCGTGTAGCGCAGCAGCATGTCCGGCCGCGTCCAGCCGGCCACCGCCATGAGACCGCCCTCGATGCCGCCCGCGGCGAGCCAGCGGTGTGCCGCGGTGTGCCGCAGCCGGTGCGGCCGGAACCCCTCGATCCCGGCCGCGCGGGCCCGCTCGCCGAGCGTCTTGTGCAGTGCGTCGTAGGAGAACGCCTTGCCGCGGTCGCCGAGCCACAGCGCCAGGGTGCCGGCCAGCCGGTGGCTGCGGCGGGCACGGAGGTAGCGGTCCAGCGCCCGGGAGGTCTGCGGGCCGAAGGGGACCACCCGGCCCCGACCACCCTTGCCGCGGCGCACGGTGGCCGTGCCGTTGGAC
Proteins encoded:
- a CDS encoding tyrosine-type recombinase/integrase codes for the protein MTVDLAGLLPSCELHLRAERKSPETVKSYGDGVRRFLAWADGEGRPAVLDRASVNAFTAELLEGGAEPATARARQLALRRFSAWLVEEGEADADPLLGLRAPKLDAKVVEPLTAEQIKALVAACAGRELRDRRNEALVRLMIETGARAGEVVALGTEDVDLSNGTATVRRGKGGRGRVVPFGPQTSRALDRYLRARRSHRLAGTLALWLGDRGKAFSYDALHKTLGERARAAGIEGFRPHRLRHTAAHRWLAAGGIEGGLMAVAGWTRPDMLLRYTRARRRPPVPPPRLAPWGSATSDGGGQRSSAEDPTTCLASARSRDRGMATSSEPPPSTERVRPATGRAMGQE